A genomic segment from Pseudanabaena sp. FACHB-2040 encodes:
- the ald gene encoding alanine dehydrogenase has protein sequence MRIGLPKEIKDQEFRAGLTPASVQTLCQQGHQVVVERGAGAGSGFTDQEYVEAGATLVSDPTIIWAQSMVVKVKEPQPSEYRFFRKDLILFTYLHLAAERALTEALLQSGLHAIAYETVATADGRLPLLTPMSIIAGRLSVQFGARYLERQQGGRGVLLGGVPGVQPGRVVILGGGVVGTEAARIAVGMGARVQIIDINVDRLAYLETLFGSRVELLYSTSSQIVAAVPQADLLIGAVLVPGRKAPILVNRDLVAQMRPGSVIIDVAVDQGGCIETLRPTSYSQPTYVEAGVVHFGVPNMPGATPWTATQALNNATLPYVLKLAEKGLDALLTDSALGQGLNVANGELVHPAIRSAFPDLTGRSTSDFALV, from the coding sequence ATGCGGATCGGACTGCCCAAGGAGATTAAGGATCAAGAGTTTCGAGCCGGCTTGACTCCGGCTAGCGTGCAGACGCTTTGCCAGCAAGGCCACCAGGTTGTCGTCGAGCGTGGGGCGGGCGCGGGTTCTGGCTTTACCGACCAGGAATATGTTGAAGCTGGCGCGACTCTGGTTTCCGATCCGACGATTATTTGGGCGCAGTCGATGGTGGTTAAGGTGAAAGAGCCTCAACCTTCTGAGTATCGCTTTTTTCGCAAAGATTTAATTCTGTTTACCTATCTCCACTTGGCTGCAGAGCGGGCTTTGACAGAGGCCTTGCTACAGAGCGGCTTGCACGCCATTGCCTACGAAACAGTAGCCACAGCCGACGGCAGACTGCCGCTGCTGACGCCTATGAGCATTATTGCTGGGCGGCTATCGGTGCAGTTTGGGGCTCGTTACCTGGAGCGGCAGCAGGGCGGGCGCGGCGTCTTGCTGGGCGGAGTGCCGGGTGTGCAGCCTGGCCGAGTCGTTATTTTGGGCGGTGGTGTAGTGGGTACTGAAGCGGCTCGGATTGCCGTAGGCATGGGTGCCCGAGTACAGATCATCGACATTAACGTAGATCGGTTAGCCTACCTGGAAACCCTCTTTGGCTCTCGCGTTGAGCTGCTCTACAGCACATCGAGCCAGATCGTAGCGGCAGTGCCTCAGGCCGATCTGTTGATTGGAGCTGTGCTGGTGCCCGGTCGCAAAGCCCCTATTTTGGTCAATCGAGATCTGGTGGCTCAAATGCGCCCCGGCTCCGTCATTATTGATGTGGCGGTAGACCAAGGCGGCTGTATCGAAACCCTACGGCCCACCTCCTACAGCCAGCCTACCTATGTAGAAGCGGGCGTTGTACATTTTGGGGTGCCCAACATGCCAGGAGCTACCCCCTGGACTGCGACGCAGGCTCTCAACAACGCTACCCTGCCTTACGTGCTGAAGCTGGCTGAGAAGGGGCTGGACGCGCTGCTGACCGATAGTGCTTTGGGCCAAGGCCTCAATGTCGCTAACGGTGAACTGGTTCACCCCGCCATTCGATCTGCTTTTCCGGATTTAACCGGACGGAGCACGTCTGATTTTGCATTGGTCTGA
- a CDS encoding histidine phosphatase family protein: MEKHLILFRHGKSDWAAEFQRDHERPVAKRGIKAAKAMGKLLAAAGQVPDSIVSSSAVRAKTTAELAAEAGGWGCPLRVTDQLYEATPEEVMTVIQQEPDTTRTLMLVGHEPTWSELTGRLIGSGRVLFPTAAMVRIDFELSSWEQIAFGLGQLVWLIPPKLFTEGDFEGV; encoded by the coding sequence ATGGAAAAGCACCTTATTCTCTTTCGCCACGGCAAGTCTGACTGGGCTGCCGAGTTTCAGAGGGACCATGAGCGCCCCGTTGCTAAGCGGGGCATTAAAGCGGCTAAGGCCATGGGCAAGCTGCTAGCAGCTGCGGGGCAGGTGCCCGACTCTATAGTGTCTTCCTCGGCTGTTCGAGCTAAGACAACGGCTGAGCTAGCGGCTGAAGCGGGAGGCTGGGGCTGTCCCCTGCGAGTCACCGATCAGCTTTACGAAGCAACGCCTGAGGAGGTCATGACTGTCATTCAGCAAGAACCTGATACGACTCGCACGCTGATGCTGGTAGGCCACGAACCCACGTGGTCGGAGCTGACCGGGCGGCTAATTGGCAGCGGTCGGGTGCTGTTTCCTACCGCTGCTATGGTGCGGATTGATTTTGAGCTGAGCAGCTGGGAGCAGATTGCGTTTGGGCTAGGCCAGTTGGTCTGGTTAATTCCCCCTAAACTGTTCACCGAAGGCGATTTTGAGGGGGTGTGA
- a CDS encoding SDR family oxidoreductase has product MNAAIIGCGYVGKPVAQLWQDQGLTITATTTRSERVSELQPVANQVVILRGTDEARLRDTLNGQTCVLVSVAGGRQNGYAETYLKTAETLAMVLSQVGTVAQLIYTSSFSVYGDHSGNWVTETTPVKPAAPNAEVLAETERVLLTIARPGLNVCILRLGGIYGPRRELARIYGRWAGTTRPGAGAEWSNWIHLDDIVGAIDFARMHGLSGVYNLVQDEIPTVRELVERVCSVSSLPAVTWDPSQPSDRPYNVRVSNQKLKAAGYRFNRPQFNLE; this is encoded by the coding sequence ATGAACGCTGCAATTATTGGCTGTGGCTACGTGGGCAAACCCGTTGCCCAACTGTGGCAAGATCAGGGACTCACCATCACAGCGACCACCACCCGATCAGAGCGCGTCTCCGAGCTACAGCCGGTTGCCAACCAGGTTGTTATCTTGCGCGGCACCGACGAAGCGCGGCTGCGAGACACGCTCAACGGTCAGACATGCGTTTTAGTCAGCGTCGCCGGAGGCCGCCAAAACGGCTATGCAGAAACCTACTTAAAAACGGCTGAGACGCTAGCCATGGTCTTGTCTCAGGTTGGCACCGTAGCGCAGCTAATCTACACCAGCAGCTTTTCTGTCTATGGCGACCACAGCGGCAACTGGGTCACGGAAACCACCCCTGTTAAACCAGCCGCGCCCAATGCCGAAGTTTTGGCTGAAACTGAGCGAGTGCTGCTGACCATTGCCCGTCCTGGCTTAAACGTTTGCATTCTGCGGCTGGGCGGCATTTACGGGCCGAGGCGAGAGCTAGCCAGGATCTACGGCCGTTGGGCTGGAACAACCCGTCCAGGAGCAGGGGCTGAGTGGAGTAACTGGATTCACTTGGATGATATTGTGGGCGCAATTGACTTTGCCCGTATGCATGGGCTAAGCGGCGTTTACAACCTGGTGCAGGATGAAATTCCCACGGTGCGAGAGCTAGTTGAGCGAGTCTGCAGCGTCAGTTCTCTACCGGCCGTTACCTGGGATCCTTCCCAGCCTAGCGATCGCCCTTACAACGTTCGCGTTTCCAACCAAAAGCTCAAGGCAGCCGGGTACCGCTTCAACCGCCCCCAGTTCAACCTGGAGTAG
- a CDS encoding EamA family transporter, with the protein MKKASIRATAVGFTAILMWATLAFLTKLSGALPPFQLTAMAFTLASLIGLGLRVRAGKSLGADRGAGPYAPTKLPMGAWLNGLWGLFGYHFFYFIALQNAPAVEASLIAYLWPLLIVLLSACLPGERLRWFHCVGALAGFIGAGLLVTSGQGLSFNPQYLLGYLAALVCAFTWSGYSVLSRKFGAVPTSAVGSFCAVTAGLAWICHGLWETTVWPVGGEWGAIAFLGLGPIGLAFYTWDYGVKHGSIKALGALSYLAPLLSTLLLVATGFAEASWSLGLACLLIVGGAILASGDLT; encoded by the coding sequence ATGAAAAAGGCTTCTATCCGGGCGACAGCCGTTGGCTTTACAGCGATTTTGATGTGGGCGACGCTGGCTTTCTTGACGAAACTTAGCGGGGCGTTGCCGCCGTTTCAGTTGACAGCAATGGCGTTTACGCTGGCTTCTTTAATCGGGCTGGGGCTACGGGTAAGGGCTGGGAAATCCTTGGGCGCAGATAGGGGCGCAGGCCCTTACGCCCCTACCAAGTTGCCTATGGGGGCATGGCTCAATGGATTATGGGGTCTGTTTGGCTATCACTTTTTCTACTTCATCGCGCTGCAGAATGCGCCTGCAGTGGAGGCCAGCCTGATTGCCTATCTGTGGCCGCTGTTGATTGTGCTGTTGTCGGCCTGTTTGCCGGGAGAACGGCTGCGCTGGTTTCACTGCGTTGGTGCACTGGCGGGATTTATTGGGGCGGGGCTGCTGGTCACGAGTGGACAGGGTCTGAGCTTTAATCCGCAATATCTGCTTGGCTACTTAGCGGCGCTGGTGTGTGCCTTTACCTGGTCGGGCTATTCGGTGCTGTCTCGCAAGTTTGGGGCGGTGCCGACTAGCGCTGTGGGCAGCTTTTGTGCGGTAACGGCGGGGCTGGCCTGGATTTGCCACGGGCTGTGGGAGACAACGGTGTGGCCGGTAGGTGGGGAGTGGGGTGCGATCGCATTTCTCGGCCTAGGCCCCATTGGTCTGGCTTTTTATACCTGGGACTATGGGGTAAAACATGGCAGTATCAAAGCTTTGGGGGCGCTGTCTTATCTGGCTCCGCTGCTCTCGACTCTGCTGCTGGTGGCAACAGGTTTTGCCGAGGCTTCCTGGTCGCTAGGGCTGGCCTGTCTACTGATTGTAGGCGGCGCGATTTTGGCCTCAGGTGATTTAACGTAA
- a CDS encoding AraC family transcriptional regulator, which translates to MNQLVGECRTYSALVDTHDHPYAQLLLTLQGELFIETPEADLVLDESRLVYLPPHCQHSFFARNTNQFVVLDIPRALVQANSLAAASACIQQRMNEQWRAVRNLIREDLSRGSPSTGLRHLTNYALALLQDQQMPRGLKPRPQARSQQHILDHYDQPLTLEFLAQLEGYTVGYFCEWFKKGTGQTPNAYLQQVRLDRAKELLAHSELTILEIAQTVGYEHHASLTRLFRQQESCSPQQYRQHSRILDKG; encoded by the coding sequence ATGAACCAACTCGTGGGCGAGTGCCGCACCTATTCAGCTCTAGTCGATACCCATGATCATCCCTATGCTCAGCTTTTGCTGACGCTGCAGGGGGAGCTGTTTATTGAAACGCCCGAAGCTGATCTAGTTCTAGATGAGTCGCGCCTGGTCTACCTGCCGCCCCATTGCCAGCACTCTTTCTTTGCCAGAAATACCAACCAATTCGTAGTGCTTGATATCCCTAGAGCCTTGGTTCAGGCAAATTCTCTAGCTGCGGCATCGGCCTGCATTCAGCAGCGTATGAACGAACAGTGGCGAGCCGTGCGTAACCTAATTCGAGAGGATTTGAGCAGGGGGAGTCCGAGCACTGGGCTAAGGCATCTGACGAACTATGCCCTTGCCCTGCTGCAGGATCAGCAGATGCCACGAGGATTAAAGCCCCGCCCTCAAGCGCGATCGCAACAGCATATCCTTGACCACTACGACCAGCCGCTCACCCTAGAGTTCTTGGCCCAGCTAGAGGGTTACACCGTGGGCTACTTCTGTGAGTGGTTCAAAAAAGGGACGGGGCAAACGCCCAATGCCTATCTGCAGCAGGTGCGGCTGGATAGAGCTAAGGAGCTATTGGCGCACAGCGAGCTGACCATTCTGGAAATTGCTCAGACCGTCGGCTACGAGCATCATGCCTCGCTGACGCGGCTGTTTCGCCAGCAGGAAAGCTGCTCGCCGCAGCAGTATCGCCAGCACAGCCGAATTTTGGACAAGGGTTAG
- the recF gene encoding DNA replication/repair protein RecF, with product MYLKHLHLRHFRNYTEQQVDFSAPKTILVGENAQGKSNLLESVEVLATLKSHRTSRDSDLIREGAAVGQISATVQRDLGPADLSLVLRNGGRRTAILNGEKLRRQLDFLGALNAVQFSSLDLELVRGGPGERRTWLDTLLMQLEPVYAHILSQYNQALKQRNALIRQTYGEEEEPQPAPQVDATQFALWDAQLAALGTRVIRRRARAIERLAPLAQEWHRAISGQTEDLQIRYQPNVPLEEDDPGIIQTAFLEKIRLRAIAERHQRTSLVGPHRDDIEFTINDTPARQYGSQGQQRTLVLALKLAELKLIDSVVGDPPLLLLDDVLAELDLKRQNQLLDAIQDRFQTLITTTHLGSFDAQWLQSSQILTVQNGQLVAK from the coding sequence ATGTACCTCAAGCACCTTCACCTGAGACACTTTCGTAACTACACCGAGCAGCAGGTTGACTTCAGTGCCCCCAAAACCATCCTGGTAGGGGAAAATGCTCAGGGCAAGTCCAACCTGCTGGAGTCGGTGGAGGTGCTGGCCACGCTCAAGTCGCACCGCACCAGCCGCGACTCAGATCTGATTCGGGAAGGGGCAGCAGTTGGTCAGATCAGCGCCACGGTGCAGCGTGACCTAGGGCCCGCCGACCTTTCTCTAGTCCTCCGAAATGGGGGGCGTCGTACCGCCATTCTCAATGGCGAAAAGCTGCGGCGGCAGCTCGACTTTTTAGGTGCACTCAATGCAGTACAGTTCTCTAGCCTAGACCTAGAGCTGGTGCGGGGCGGTCCAGGAGAGCGACGTACCTGGCTAGACACATTGCTGATGCAGCTTGAGCCCGTCTATGCCCACATCTTGAGCCAGTATAACCAGGCCCTGAAGCAGCGCAATGCCCTAATTCGTCAGACTTATGGGGAGGAGGAAGAGCCTCAGCCAGCGCCCCAGGTAGACGCTACTCAGTTCGCCCTGTGGGATGCTCAACTCGCGGCTCTGGGCACTCGCGTCATCCGGCGGCGGGCCAGGGCCATTGAGCGGCTAGCTCCCCTTGCTCAGGAGTGGCATCGAGCTATCAGCGGCCAAACCGAAGATTTGCAGATTCGCTACCAGCCCAACGTGCCCCTGGAGGAAGATGATCCGGGAATCATTCAGACGGCCTTTCTAGAGAAAATTCGGCTGCGTGCGATCGCAGAGCGACACCAGCGCACCTCCCTCGTTGGCCCCCACCGCGATGACATTGAGTTCACCATCAACGATACCCCTGCCCGCCAATACGGCTCCCAAGGCCAGCAGCGCACCCTGGTCCTAGCCCTCAAGCTGGCCGAACTCAAGTTAATTGATTCAGTTGTAGGCGACCCGCCTCTACTTTTATTAGACGACGTACTAGCCGAACTCGATCTGAAGCGCCAAAACCAGCTTCTAGACGCCATTCAAGATCGCTTTCAAACCCTAATTACCACCACTCACCTAGGCTCATTCGACGCCCAGTGGCTGCAGTCCTCCCAGATCCTCACCGTCCAGAACGGTCAACTTGTTGCTAAATAG
- a CDS encoding Uma2 family endonuclease: MTATLIQSPDRVLLQNISWRTYQSLVRDFENQPAMRLTYDRGLLEIRMPLDPHETYKKLLGRLVEALTEELGLEIRSLGSRTCDREDLERGLEPDQCYYIQNEPAVWDKAQIDLSQDPPPDLAIEVDITSSSIDRLAIYTALGVPEVWRYNGQSLTIYRLKHQQYQPCDFSLAFPLLARADVEKFLTLRTSTKENALIRLFRDWVRTDYRGEERSKDRKQDPLP, translated from the coding sequence ATGACGGCGACCCTTATTCAAAGTCCAGATCGGGTTTTGCTGCAAAATATTAGCTGGCGAACTTATCAATCTCTAGTACGAGACTTTGAAAATCAGCCTGCGATGCGCCTTACCTATGATCGGGGGTTACTCGAAATTAGAATGCCGCTAGATCCCCACGAAACTTACAAGAAACTACTGGGACGACTGGTTGAAGCATTGACGGAAGAACTGGGGCTAGAGATTCGTAGTCTGGGTTCGAGGACTTGCGATCGCGAAGACCTCGAACGCGGCCTAGAACCCGATCAGTGCTACTACATCCAAAACGAGCCTGCTGTCTGGGATAAAGCCCAGATTGACTTGAGCCAAGACCCACCCCCCGATCTGGCCATCGAAGTAGACATCACCAGTAGCTCAATTGATCGCTTAGCTATCTACACAGCCTTGGGCGTACCCGAAGTTTGGCGCTACAATGGCCAGTCTCTAACAATTTATCGATTAAAACATCAGCAGTATCAGCCCTGTGACTTCAGCCTCGCTTTTCCATTGCTAGCCCGAGCCGATGTTGAGAAATTTTTAACTCTCAGAACAAGCACAAAGGAAAATGCCCTTATTCGCTTATTTCGGGATTGGGTGAGGACTGATTATAGGGGAGAAGAGAGGAGTAAAGATAGAAAGCAGGACCCTCTTCCCTAA
- the radC gene encoding DNA repair protein RadC, with the protein MTYHVRVMDMPSSERPRERMQSYGAKSLAAAELLAILLGTGTGKISAVGLGQLILQEMGQNQRDPLAMLREVSLHDLTNVRGIGPAKAATILAAVELGKRVLQTKPLEKTVVDDPAIAAAALSHEMMWQAQERFAVLLLDIKHRLLGTKVITIGTATETLAHPREIFREVIRQGAVRCIVAHNHPSGSLEPSPEDINLTRQLLSGAQVLGVPVLDHLIIGNGDFRSLRQTTALWQECPQEV; encoded by the coding sequence ATGACCTATCACGTCCGTGTCATGGACATGCCCAGCAGCGAACGACCCCGAGAGCGAATGCAGTCCTACGGAGCCAAGAGTCTGGCGGCAGCAGAACTGCTAGCGATTCTGCTAGGCACCGGCACCGGCAAGATCTCTGCAGTCGGGCTGGGGCAGCTCATTTTGCAGGAGATGGGCCAAAACCAGCGAGATCCACTGGCAATGCTGCGCGAGGTCTCTCTCCATGACTTAACTAATGTGCGCGGTATTGGCCCAGCCAAAGCCGCTACCATTCTCGCGGCGGTTGAACTGGGCAAGCGAGTGCTGCAGACTAAGCCGCTGGAGAAAACAGTGGTTGATGATCCAGCCATTGCCGCCGCTGCCCTCAGCCATGAAATGATGTGGCAGGCCCAAGAGCGCTTTGCAGTGCTGTTGCTCGACATTAAGCATCGACTGCTAGGCACCAAAGTCATCACTATCGGCACCGCTACTGAAACCCTGGCACATCCCCGCGAAATTTTTCGGGAAGTGATTCGCCAGGGAGCCGTTCGCTGCATCGTCGCGCACAATCACCCCTCTGGCAGCCTAGAGCCTAGCCCCGAGGACATCAACCTGACCCGGCAACTGCTTAGTGGCGCGCAGGTTCTTGGGGTGCCCGTTCTCGACCATTTGATTATCGGCAACGGCGATTTTCGCAGCCTACGGCAGACAACAGCGCTGTGGCAGGAGTGCCCGCAGGAGGTTTAG
- a CDS encoding DUF1824 family protein: MPETSPADIKVLRKQLNRFSCLNIPPALSAQEQEDTRAALLLLNELSDYQTLGICADTLEQGKTAADAYVTALVTPVKIDLPDREGPVYIKFNTLKGAWYLDSYSGGSRGVLITYHSSDVDEVNGTYGPFPLDLFS; this comes from the coding sequence ATGCCAGAAACTAGCCCTGCCGATATTAAAGTTCTCCGCAAGCAGCTCAACCGCTTTAGCTGCCTGAATATACCGCCCGCCTTGAGTGCCCAAGAGCAGGAAGACACCCGTGCCGCTTTGCTGTTGCTCAACGAGCTGTCTGACTACCAGACTCTGGGAATTTGCGCCGACACGCTAGAACAGGGCAAAACGGCAGCAGATGCCTATGTCACGGCCCTGGTTACGCCTGTCAAGATAGATCTCCCGGATCGAGAAGGGCCTGTCTATATCAAGTTTAATACCCTTAAGGGAGCCTGGTATTTAGACAGCTACAGCGGCGGCTCTAGAGGAGTTCTAATCACCTACCACAGCTCTGATGTAGACGAAGTAAATGGTACTTATGGGCCCTTTCCCTTGGATCTATTCAGTTAG
- a CDS encoding response regulator transcription factor gives MAETSGNILLVDDEPGLREAVQAYLEDSGFVVQAASNAQEGWDLLQVQTPDVVISDIMMPQVDGYQFLKQVREDPRFKGLPVVFLTARGMTSDRIQGYNAGADAYLPKPFDPEELVAIVGNLIGRRAAQSPDLSDTPDIATMARQIEEIKAMLSHRGNVAKTPSPIRIDLTPREQSVLDLVAEGLMNKEIARRLETSVRNVEKYVSRLFSKTGTNSRTELVRFALEHGLVTT, from the coding sequence ATGGCAGAAACGAGCGGCAACATATTACTGGTAGATGACGAACCTGGTCTGCGGGAGGCAGTGCAGGCTTACCTGGAGGACAGCGGCTTTGTGGTGCAGGCCGCTAGTAACGCTCAGGAAGGCTGGGACCTGCTTCAGGTGCAGACACCGGATGTGGTGATTTCAGACATCATGATGCCCCAGGTGGATGGCTACCAGTTTCTCAAGCAGGTCCGAGAAGATCCTCGCTTTAAGGGGCTGCCGGTCGTCTTTTTGACGGCTCGGGGCATGACGAGCGATCGCATTCAGGGCTACAACGCTGGGGCTGATGCTTACCTGCCCAAACCTTTTGACCCAGAGGAGCTAGTTGCGATTGTAGGCAACTTAATCGGTCGTCGGGCTGCCCAGTCCCCCGACCTATCAGATACCCCCGACATTGCTACAATGGCCCGCCAGATCGAAGAAATTAAGGCGATGCTGAGCCACCGGGGCAATGTCGCCAAAACCCCCTCCCCCATTCGCATTGACCTCACACCGCGCGAACAGAGCGTACTAGATCTGGTGGCCGAGGGCCTGATGAACAAAGAAATTGCCCGCCGCCTCGAAACCAGCGTTCGCAACGTCGAGAAATACGTCAGCCGCCTCTTCAGCAAAACGGGGACCAACAGCCGCACTGAGCTAGTGCGCTTTGCCCTAGAACATGGGCTAGTCACTACCTGA
- a CDS encoding peroxiredoxin — translation MALLLGDQVPNFTQQTSEGEIDFFEWAGDSWVVLFSHPADYTPVCTTELGSVARLKSEFDKRGVKVIALSVDDAESHKGWIGDINETQGTTVNYPIIADVDKKVSELYDMIHPNANAKVTVRSVFVIDPSKKLRLTITYPPSTGRNFNEILRVIDSLQLTDNYSVATPVDWKDGEDVVVSPAIPTEEAKQKFPKGVTEIKPYLRMTPQPNK, via the coding sequence ATGGCGCTCCTATTAGGTGACCAGGTTCCCAACTTCACCCAACAAACCTCCGAGGGTGAAATTGATTTTTTTGAGTGGGCTGGCGACAGCTGGGTAGTCCTGTTCTCTCACCCCGCTGACTATACTCCCGTCTGCACCACTGAGTTGGGCAGCGTTGCCAGACTCAAGTCCGAATTTGACAAGCGCGGCGTCAAAGTGATCGCGCTCAGCGTTGATGATGCTGAATCCCACAAGGGCTGGATTGGCGACATCAATGAAACTCAAGGCACCACTGTCAACTATCCCATCATTGCTGATGTGGATAAGAAGGTGTCTGAGCTGTATGACATGATTCACCCCAACGCCAATGCCAAGGTGACTGTGCGCAGCGTGTTTGTGATTGATCCCAGCAAGAAGCTGCGGTTGACCATCACCTATCCCCCCAGCACGGGCCGCAACTTCAACGAGATTCTGCGGGTGATTGACTCTCTGCAGCTGACCGACAATTACAGTGTTGCCACCCCAGTTGACTGGAAAGATGGCGAAGATGTGGTTGTGTCTCCTGCTATTCCCACCGAGGAAGCTAAGCAGAAATTCCCCAAAGGCGTAACTGAAATCAAGCCTTACCTGCGGATGACGCCCCAGCCCAACAAGTAA
- a CDS encoding rhomboid family intramembrane serine protease, with protein sequence MFGSNAGSGMAMIWLQVSTNRWFNTLPNDLRPGLQLLLLFLAVLWGLEILDLFLRGALDRFGIRPRQLSGLPGILLAPFLHGDLGHLAANTGPLAILGTLILFDGLNTLLIVTAVAWLVGGVGVWLLGRPRTNHLGASGLVFGYLGFLLLRGYFVQSPTAIAIAVLVGFLYGGALWGLLPLRRGRSWSGHLFGFIGGAIAARYLIDLQTWFGTGAQP encoded by the coding sequence ATGTTTGGCAGCAATGCAGGTTCAGGCATGGCGATGATTTGGCTTCAGGTATCCACAAATCGATGGTTCAACACTCTGCCAAACGATCTGCGGCCAGGGCTACAGCTGCTGCTGCTGTTTCTGGCAGTGCTGTGGGGTCTGGAAATCCTGGATCTGTTTCTGCGAGGGGCGCTAGATCGCTTCGGTATTCGCCCCCGGCAGCTAAGCGGATTGCCCGGCATTCTTCTGGCCCCGTTTCTTCACGGGGATCTGGGGCACTTAGCGGCTAATACTGGGCCGCTAGCGATTCTAGGAACGCTGATTTTATTTGATGGGCTAAATACTCTCCTAATCGTCACCGCTGTCGCTTGGTTAGTCGGCGGTGTGGGCGTATGGCTGCTGGGTCGCCCCCGCACCAATCATCTAGGGGCCAGCGGTCTAGTCTTTGGCTACCTGGGCTTTTTACTGCTGCGGGGCTATTTTGTGCAGAGCCCAACTGCGATCGCAATTGCCGTCCTAGTCGGTTTTCTCTATGGTGGAGCGCTGTGGGGGCTGCTGCCGCTGCGGCGGGGTCGCTCCTGGTCGGGCCATTTATTTGGCTTTATTGGAGGTGCGATCGCGGCCCGCTACTTGATTGATCTGCAAACCTGGTTCGGCACTGGCGCTCAACCCTAA